Below is a genomic region from Nitrospirota bacterium.
CATTCAAGCTTCTCTCGGTCAACATCTGTCTGTTCCATCAGCCTTTCAACCTTCCCAATATCCTTCTTCCTCCCTGCCCTTAAAAGGATTGCTATAAGATACTCTGGTTGAACAACCTTTGCAGGTATTCCCTCATATTCTATCCTTCTGGCATCCTCAACAGCTTCTTTCTCAAGTTCATCTGCAGGGATAAATTGAACTGGCACGCCTTCTATAATGATATGTTCGCCTTTCCATGAATATCCCAGAGATTTCAGGTAATCAAATAAATCAG
It encodes:
- a CDS encoding nucleotidyltransferase is translated as MKETLRVVNELKEKGLVYDYAIGGGIAALFYIEPFLTYDLDVFIIPVGKSRQENLIVLSDLFDYLKSLGYSWKGEHIIIEGVPVQFIPADELEKEAVEDARRIEYEGIPAKVVQPEYLIAILLRAGRKKDIGKVERLMEQTDVDREKLEWLLSRFNLKEKFNSLKED